Below is a window of Mycobacterium dioxanotrophicus DNA.
CTCCACACCACCGCCCAGCCGACCGAGACCGCCACCCTCCCCAGCACCAACCCCTACGCTTCCCTCACCGACATCCCCTCGACCCTGCCGACCCGAATCCGCGAATGCGTCACGAAACTGTCCACCGCCCCCCTACCAACAACCCCCGCTGACCTCCACCCTCACCACCAGCACCGCAGCCACCGTCGCCCGATACGCCACCATGCTCGTATCCGACCGCATCACCGCTGACGACACGGCAGGCACCGTCGACGGCCCCCAGAACGGCCGAATCGGCCAAACCCAGGCAGTCCAGTACGTCTTTCACCGCGTAGGAATCACCATGCCGGCGACCATTGCCGAGCAGATCACCATCGGACAACGCGTGGCACCCACCGCCATTTCCCCCGCCGATCTGATCTACTCCGACTTCACCGGCACCCAGCCCCGCACGGTGATGATCGCCATCAGCGCAACGCTGGCGACATCCGTTCCCACAACACGCGGCCAGCCCGTCACACTGGTAACGATTTCACCGACGAGCTCGCTCGTGGTGAAACGAGTCCTGAGCGAAGGAGGAACGCAGCGATGAGCGACGCCACCGCGGTACCCGACGACGATGCCGACCCGCACCTGTCGGTCACCGTCAACGAGGACGGAGACCTCGAGCATGGTGAACGTCTTCATCAAGGCGGACATGGTTGCGGCTCCTGGGGCCGGGGATCGTGACAGTCGGGGATCGTGATGTTCGGGGTGGTGCGCACTCGGTCGTGACGGTGCGAACGATGGGAAACACGCTGTGGTGCAGCATGTTTCCCATCGTCGCGCACACGGTGGCCGGTCGAACTAGGTCCGGTCGACCTCATCCCCGATGTAGAGGGCCATGCCGCCGGTGGCGAAGTTGGCGACGTCGGCCTTCGCGGCGTCCATCTCCGGCGACTCAAGCGCGGCCTTGACGTCGCGCTCCGAGTTGAAGGTCAGGGTCGCGACCATGTAGTACGGGACCCCTTCCCCGGGCAGTGCCGAGACGCACTTGACCGTGATGTAGTCGACGAGGCCGGGGAGCTTGTTCGCCAGCGGCACGTGGGTGCTGTCGTAGTAGGTGTCGAACGCCTCGGTGTCGGTGGGCTGGCCGTAGCAGGCCACGATCTGATACATGGTGCACTCCTTGGTGATTGGTACTGCGAACAGTTCTTGTGTGGTGGGAGGCGGCTGGTGCCGGACGCGTTCAGAACGCGTCGGGGACCTCCAGCCGGAGCCCGTCGAGGTCGGTGGTGACCGGCAGGTCGTCGTCAACTTCGCTTCCTTTCACGCGCGGCAAGGGCATGCGTCGATTGCCGGAGAGGGGTTTCGGGATCACGTCACTGGCCGTACCCCGCAGGGGGTCGGCATCGAGAGGAGATGGGGTGGGTGGGTGGGTGAGGGGGGAGTAGGGCTGGGCGTCGAGAACCCTAGGAGCGCAAGGTGTCCGAGGGACTCACGCCGTAGAGCTTTCGGTACTGCGCCGAGAACCGGCCGAGATGGGTGAAGCCCCAGCGGGCTGCGACATCGGCGACCCGGGTGGTCGACGGATCACCGGCGACGAGGTCGACGTGGGCCCGTCGCAGTCGTTCGGTCCGCACGAATTGGGACGGGGTCGTGCCGATGTGGTGGGCGAATCCGCGCTGGATGGCCCGGAGGCTGATCCCGACTTCCTGCGCGATCTCGGTGAACGTGAACGATTCGGACAGCCGCGCCATGATGGCGTCCTCGACGAGCTTCAACGACTCGGGCGTCGCCACCGAGTCGCCCGAATGCAGTTGCTCGGAGAACTGATGGGTACTCGCGAGGAGGAAGCCGGTCATGAGCGACTGGGCCAGCGGGTCGGCGACCATCCGGCAGCTGAAGAGCGTGTTGCCGCCGTCGATCTGCCGACGGACGTCGGAGAGCAGGTCCCACCACTCCTTGCCCAGGCCGCGCTCGAGATTGATCCCGGATGCGAGTTCGAGATCCACCTCGACGGGTTCGCCGAGCAGGGCCGACAACGTCTGTTCCAGGGCGGCGCTGTCGAACTTGACCGCGGTCATGTGCAGTCGCCTGCTCGCCTTGAGCAGCGCGTCCGCCTCCTTGCGGTACATCGCGCCGTGCTTCGGGGTGATGTGGACCTCCCGCCCGCGCGATCTGGACGACATCGAGTGCTCGACCGGGACGTTCACGTGGTACCCGTTGGTGATGTGCGGGAAGTCCAGGGAGACCTCGCTGTTGTAGTCCAGTTCACCGATGGTGATCGGACCGACGTTCTGGACGGTGAGAATCCCCCGGAACTGCTGCTGATTGCGCTCCATCGACGCCTTGTGCGGATAGAAGGCGGTGGTCACCGCCCGTTCCGACTCCTCCAGCTTCTTCAGCGAGAAGACGGACGACGTCGGTCTGGCCGGCCGCGACGTGCTCGTCGTCGACGTTCCCATTCAGGCCTCCAAACCATCTGGCTCGACGTCGGCCAGGCTGTGACCGATGTCATATCTGTGGGTAACCAGTGTGGGGCATCGCAACAGACGGTGTCTAGCCAGTTCGCGCCCAGTTCGTATCCACAACGCGTCGGCAGCCGCGAAACAGTCATATCGGTTCCGGCGGAGGGCGATAGGCGTTGTGACCAGCCGGATTGGGTCGAGCGTTGCGAGTGCGCTACGCTAGCCATCGCCCGTTGAGCCCCCGTAGCTCAGGGGATAGAGCGTCTGCCTCCGGAGCAGAAGGCCGCAGGTTCGAATCCTGCCGGGGGCACAGTTGAAAACACCGCTTCACGTGCGGTGATGCCAAATCTCATCTCTGTCAGTTGTCGGTGCCGGTCGGTTCGTTGTCACGCGATGTCACAACTGTCACTTAGCTGGGACCCAGCCGTCCCACCAGTCGCCGAACTCGAGGGTGACGCGTGGGGAAGCGTCCTGACTGATGACCGCACGGAAGTGTTCCTGCCAGCCCCACCATGCGTTGATCGGGAAGATGTAGCCTCCCCAACTTAGGTTGTAGTTCGGATTGGGAACGCGCTGGTCGTGGTTCTCGGGTGCGAAGACGGCGACGCCGAGCAACCCGAGCACTGCGGAAGCCGACAGTCGGAGCTTTCCGCGGCTGCCTTCGAACAACGCGATGCCATTGACGTACGGAGTCAATTCGAAGCCATCGGGGAGTTCGTCGCCATGGCCGTGCGTGCAGCGGTGGATGCCATACAAGAGATCGGCGATGTGGGGGTCGAGGAGCAAAACCCGCCCAATCCGGCGCTAAGCGATGAACATCGAGCGGTGACGTCGGCGGCGTGGACCTACAGGTGATTTCATGTCGGCATGACCGATGAGGGCGGCTACGGCCGGTTCGGGGCGTTGTCCCGTGTTGAGCTGGAACGGTTTTTCTACCTCGATGACGAGGACCGGAAGCTGATCGCTGGTCGGCGTCGTGACTACAACCGGTTGGGGTTCGCCCTTCAGATCGTGACAGTCCGCCAACTCGGAATGTTTTTGGCTGATCCGCTCGATGCGCCCCTGGAGCTGGTCGACTATCTCGCCGAGCAGTTGGGTATCGAGGACTCCTCGTGTGTGAAGCAGTACACCGAGCGGAAGAAAACCAAACTCGAACACGCTTGGGAGATCCAGCGCGAGTACGGCTTGAGTTCCTATGCTGAGGTCGAGGCGGAGTTGGCGGCGTGGGTCGCCGATCAGGCGTGGGTCACCGGCGATGGGCCGAAAGCGATATTCGCCAGTGCGGTCGACTGGTTACGTGAACATCAGGCGCTGCTTCCCGGTCCCCGCACTCTGGTACGTGTGGTGACCGACGGGCGACAGGCCGCTGATCAGCGGTTGTGGAGTCAGCTGACCGATCAACTCACTGCTGGTTCTGCTTCGGCGCTACTGGCGTTGCTCGATGTACCCGAGGGCAAACGTCGTGTCAGCGAACTGGAGCGGCTTCGCCGGGGCGTGTTCCGGACCAGCTCGAAGGGTATGCTCGACGCCCTGGAACGGTTGACCGACCTCATCGGGCTGGGCGGGCAATCACTGGATGTGTCGATGGTTCCGCAGCGTCGAGTGATCGCACTGGCCACCTACGGGCTATCGAGTAAGGCCCCTACATTGCGGCGCATCGAGCCCGCCGCAATCGCCTGGCGGTGCTGGTCGCCACGGTGAAAGTGCTGTCGAACAGGGCAACTGATGACGTGCTCGAGTTGTTCGATCTTTTGATGGTCACGAACCTGATGTCGAAGGCCGAACGTGAGTCACGCGATGAGAAGCTGCGCCGATACCCACGCGTCTCACGTCATGCAGGCAAGCTCTCGGCAGCGGTCAAGATGCTGTTGGAGATGAGTGAGGTCGAGCCGAACCTCAGCGTCAACATGCTGTGGGATCTGATCGAGAACATCGCGACCAAAAGTGAGCTGCGCGCGTCGGTAGCGGTGATCGACGAGTTGGTGCCGGTCGATGACGCGGAACTCGATGGGCAGCGCCTGGAAGAGTTGGCGGGACGCTTGGCCACGGTCCGGGTGTTCCTGCCCCGGCTGATGAACACCGTGACGTTCGGAGCGACCGCGGACGGTGCGGCGGTACTGGCAGCGATGAAGACCCTCGGTGAGCTGATGTCGACGAAGTCGAAACTACCCGCGAGCTGGCTCGATGCCCGCCAGATCGACCATGATCTCATCGGTGGCGGCTGGAAGAGGCTGGTCTATCGCGATCCTCGGCCACCGGAGACGGTCGACCGCGCCGCCTACACCTTGTGCCTACTGGAGCAGTTCCATCGACATCTCAAGTATCGCAACATCTTTGCCCCGCACTCGACGCGATGGCGTGACCCTCGAGCCCAGCTGCTGGTCGGGCAAGCATGGGATCGCTCCCGCGAGGCCGGGATGAACGCGTTGAACCTACCGGGCGATCCGGCACCGCTGCTCGCCGAGCATGCCGCCACGATGGACACTGCCTACCGTGAGGTCGCCGCGAGGTTGGACAGTGACGGTCCGGCGAGCGTCGGCGAGGACGGGCGTCTCCACCTCGCCTCGCTGAAAGCAGAACCGGACCCGCCGTCGCTGGTCGATCTACGTCGCCGGGTCCAGACAATGTTGCCCGAGGTCGACCTGCCCGAGCTGGTCTTGGAAGTCATGTCCTGGGTGCCCCGGTTCACCGAGTCGTTCACCCACGCCTCCGGCAACGGTGCCCGCGTCGCCGATCTCGGATTGTCGGTCGCGGCCGTACTGTGCGCGCACGCGATGAACGTGGGTTTCACACCGGTGACCAGCCCTGGTGTTCACGCGCTGACCCGTGACCGTCTGCACCATGTCGACCAGAACTACGTTCGCGTGGAGACGTTGACTGCGGCCAACGTCGAGCTGGTAGAGGCCCAGTCCGAGATCGAATTGGCGCAGCTGTGGGGTGGTGGGCTACTCGCCTCGGTGGACGGTATGCGGTTCGTGGTTCCGGTCCGCACCATCCACGCGAGACCGAACCCGAAGTACTTCGGCCGTAAGCGCGGGATCACCTGGTTGAACATGCTCAACGACCAGTCCGCCGGGCTGGCGGCCAAGGTCGTGTCCGGGACGCCCCGCGACTCCCTGAACTTCATCGATGTGGTGCAGCTTCAGCAGGGCGGAAAAGCTCCCGACGAGATCGTCACCGACACCGGCTCCTACAGCGACATCGTGTTCGGTCTGATGCACCTGATCGGCAAGAGATACCGGCCGCAGTTAGCGAATCTGCCCGATCAGCGGTTATGGCGGTTCGACCGGTCCGCGGACTACGGGCCACTCAACCAGGCCGCTCGGGTCACATCGACACCGACAAGATCGCCGCGCACTGGGAGGACATGTGCCGAGTTGCAGTGTCGATCAACGAGTGTGAGGTCTCCGCTCACGACGTCACCCGGATGATCTCCCGGACGGGAAACCTACCCCCTTGGGTCAAGCGATCGCCCATTATGGGCGGATCTTCAAAACCCTGCACATCCTGCGCCTGGCCGACGACGAACCGTACCGCAGGGAAGGCAAGATTCAGGCCAATCTCGGAGAAGGGCGTCACGACCTGGCGCGCCGGATCTACCACGGAAAGAAGGGGGAGATGACCCGTACCTACTACGAAGGCATGGAAGATCAACTCTCCGCACTGGGGTTGGTGCTCAACTGCACAGTTCTGTGGAATACGTTATACACCAACCGCGCTCTGGAACAGCTACGCGCGCAGGGCTATCCGGTGCTCGACGCCGACGCGCAGCGACTATCGGCGTTTATCCGCACCCACATCGGTATCGACGGCCACTACGCCTTCCACTTACCAGACCTCGGTGGAACACACCGGCCGCTGCGCGATCCCGATGCCCACGAGAGCGATTGACGGTGCGACTCACTGCGCCGATCACCGCCCTGGCCGACGCGCCGCCGGATCGCTCTCGGCCTGAAAGCGCCGTAGCCCATCGTCGGAGATTCTTGCGTACTCGACAAGGCCTCGCACCGACATCTGACCCGACAGCGTCATCAACACCGGCATCGACGCGCCATCCTCGGCCGCATGCGTCAGCCGTGAATGCCGTAGTTGGTGCAGCGTGTACGGGCCGTCGTCGTAGTGGACGGTGTGGCCTTCGAACATCTCGGCCGCGCGCCGATAAGACAGCCGTGCCCGCCCCGTCGACGAGTCGACATCGCGTGCAGCCACGGACGATCGGGCTTTTCGGGCGGTGAGGAACAGTGGACCGCTCGTGCGGTCGGCCAGCATCCGCGGCAACAGGCGCGCGGTAGCGCTCTGCCACGCGACGAGTGAACCACCCTGGGGCTGGTGGAGACTGTGATCTCACCAGGAGAATGCAGATATGGGTGCACCAAGGAAGTTCGATGCTGAGACGCGGGAGCGGGCAGTTCGGATGTATCGCGACCGGCTCAAGGAGTACGGCGAGCCGAAAGTAACGGCCCGTAAGCACGTCGGGGCTCTGCTCGATATCAACCCGGCGACGATCCGAAACTGGATCGAGAAGAACGATCCGGCCACCGAGGCACA
It encodes the following:
- a CDS encoding DUF4158 domain-containing protein encodes the protein MTDEGGYGRFGALSRVELERFFYLDDEDRKLIAGRRRDYNRLGFALQIVTVRQLGMFLADPLDAPLELVDYLAEQLGIEDSSCVKQYTERKKTKLEHAWEIQREYGLSSYAEVEAELAAWVADQAWVTGDGPKAIFASAVDWLREHQALLPGPRTLVRVVTDGRQAADQRLWSQLTDQLTAGSASALLALLDVPEGKRRVSELERLRRGVFRTSSKGMLDALERLTDLIGLGGQSLDVSMVPQRRVIALATYGLSSKAPTLRRIEPAAIAWRCWSPR
- a CDS encoding AraC family transcriptional regulator; this encodes MTTAFYPHKASMERNQQQFRGILTVQNVGPITIGELDYNSEVSLDFPHITNGYHVNVPVEHSMSSRSRGREVHITPKHGAMYRKEADALLKASRRLHMTAVKFDSAALEQTLSALLGEPVEVDLELASGINLERGLGKEWWDLLSDVRRQIDGGNTLFSCRMVADPLAQSLMTGFLLASTHQFSEQLHSGDSVATPESLKLVEDAIMARLSESFTFTEIAQEVGISLRAIQRGFAHHIGTTPSQFVRTERLRRAHVDLVAGDPSTTRVADVAARWGFTHLGRFSAQYRKLYGVSPSDTLRS
- a CDS encoding EthD family reductase, producing the protein MYQIVACYGQPTDTEAFDTYYDSTHVPLANKLPGLVDYITVKCVSALPGEGVPYYMVATLTFNSERDVKAALESPEMDAAKADVANFATGGMALYIGDEVDRT
- a CDS encoding NlpC/P60 family protein; protein product: MLVSDRITADDTAGTVDGPQNGRIGQTQAVQYVFHRVGITMPATIAEQITIGQRVAPTAISPADLIYSDFTGTQPRTVMIAISATLATSVPTTRGQPVTLVTISPTSSLVVKRVLSEGGTQR